The Desulfuromonas versatilis genome has a segment encoding these proteins:
- a CDS encoding DeoR family transcriptional regulator, with the protein MKGVQRRKAILEAVRREGGISVSDIAARFAISKMTAHRDLELLEGLGEVKRIFGGAIPVGGEPAEAVTESVGPAPGAGKTDCMICSRPATQHLLYTLTLAGGEQRFACCPHCGISAHLVLKDKVQMAMAADYLNARLHPAQRSHFLMESAAAPCCHPSILAFENQEMARRFQAGFGGRLGGLQEAIDFLEQDLALNKGESSCPHCAAARGK; encoded by the coding sequence ATGAAGGGTGTTCAGCGTAGAAAAGCGATCCTGGAAGCCGTCCGGCGCGAGGGGGGGATTTCGGTGAGCGATATCGCGGCGCGCTTCGCCATCTCCAAGATGACGGCGCACCGGGACCTGGAGCTGCTCGAAGGGCTGGGGGAGGTGAAGCGGATTTTCGGCGGAGCCATCCCCGTCGGCGGAGAGCCGGCGGAGGCCGTGACGGAGAGCGTGGGCCCGGCACCGGGGGCGGGGAAGACCGATTGCATGATCTGCTCGCGGCCGGCCACCCAGCACCTGCTCTACACCCTGACGCTGGCCGGGGGGGAGCAGCGCTTCGCCTGCTGTCCCCACTGCGGCATCTCGGCGCACCTGGTGCTGAAGGACAAGGTGCAGATGGCGATGGCCGCCGATTACCTCAACGCCCGGCTGCATCCGGCGCAGCGTTCGCATTTTCTGATGGAGAGCGCCGCGGCCCCCTGCTGTCACCCGTCGATTCTTGCCTTTGAAAACCAGGAGATGGCCCGCCGCTTCCAGGCCGGCTTCGGCGGCCGCCTCGGTGGGTTGCAGGAGGCCATCGACTTTCTCGAGCAGGACCTGGCGCTGAACAAGGGGGAGAGTTCCTGTCCCCATTGTGCCGCAGCCCGGGGCAAGTAG
- a CDS encoding DUF362 domain-containing protein, whose amino-acid sequence MKHPVSLVAAPDYSPQTITAAIERLLAPLGGMQAFVRPGQKVLLKPNLLSAKPPEKAVTTHPEVVRAVIALVQGCGGIVSVGDSPGIGTPRQVAQRCGILQVIEESGARFAPFADSVKVRPQGSTFHELEVARDILEADVVINLPKLKTHQMIGLTCAVKNLFGAVVGMRKPRLHLQAGTDKAFFALMLLELAEHIRPALNIVDAVVGMEGQGPGGGDPVQIGALLAGADALAVDTLAMELVGLRPDACWTQKIARKTGRPGSRLEELEIYGERPAALRPAHFRPAKATDVNFGLPPFLKNPLKRTTTALPEPDFEKCLACGLCVQHCPPRAMTVETGRLQIDLERCIGCFCCQELCPHGAILTRQGLLLRLSRFLRGS is encoded by the coding sequence ATGAAACACCCGGTCAGCCTGGTCGCCGCTCCGGACTATTCCCCCCAAACCATCACCGCGGCCATCGAGAGGCTGCTCGCCCCCCTGGGCGGGATGCAGGCCTTCGTCCGTCCCGGGCAGAAGGTGCTCCTCAAACCCAACCTGCTCTCCGCCAAGCCCCCCGAAAAGGCCGTCACCACCCACCCGGAAGTCGTCCGCGCCGTCATCGCCCTGGTCCAGGGGTGCGGCGGCATCGTCTCGGTGGGCGACTCCCCCGGCATCGGCACCCCGCGCCAGGTGGCGCAGCGCTGCGGGATCCTGCAGGTGATCGAGGAGAGCGGCGCGCGCTTCGCCCCCTTCGCCGACTCGGTCAAGGTGCGCCCCCAGGGCTCGACCTTTCACGAGCTGGAGGTGGCCCGCGACATCCTCGAGGCCGACGTGGTCATCAACCTGCCCAAGCTAAAAACCCACCAGATGATCGGCCTGACCTGCGCGGTGAAGAACCTGTTCGGCGCCGTAGTCGGCATGCGCAAGCCGCGCCTGCACCTGCAGGCGGGGACCGACAAGGCGTTTTTCGCCCTGATGCTGCTGGAGCTGGCCGAGCACATCCGCCCCGCCCTGAACATCGTCGACGCGGTGGTCGGCATGGAGGGCCAGGGCCCCGGCGGCGGCGACCCGGTGCAGATCGGCGCCCTGCTGGCCGGAGCCGACGCGCTGGCGGTGGACACCCTGGCCATGGAGCTGGTCGGGCTGCGCCCCGATGCCTGCTGGACCCAAAAGATCGCCCGCAAGACCGGGCGCCCCGGCAGCCGCCTGGAAGAACTCGAGATTTACGGCGAGCGCCCGGCGGCCCTGCGCCCGGCCCATTTTCGCCCCGCCAAGGCCACGGACGTCAATTTCGGTCTCCCCCCGTTTCTGAAAAACCCCCTCAAGCGCACCACCACCGCCCTGCCCGAACCCGACTTCGAAAAGTGCCTGGCCTGCGGCCTCTGCGTGCAGCACTGTCCGCCCCGGGCCATGACCGTTGAGACCGGCAGACTGCAGATCGACCTCGAGCGCTGTATCGGCTGTTTCTGCTGCCAGGAGCTCTGCCCGCACGGGGCGATCCTGACCCGCCAGGGGCTGCTGCTGCGGCTGAGCCGCTTTTTGCGGGGGAGTTGA
- a CDS encoding secondary thiamine-phosphate synthase enzyme YjbQ, whose protein sequence is MTGIEVVSRQQVELIEVTREVRQAIRDSGIRSGLAVVFAAHTTAAVTINENADPDVVRDLTMELNKIVPFQDDYRHGEGNSAAHIKSSLVGASETLIVENGEPLLGTWQGVYFCEFDGPRRRKLLVQVIGA, encoded by the coding sequence ATGACCGGCATCGAAGTCGTCAGCCGCCAGCAGGTCGAGTTGATCGAGGTCACCCGCGAAGTGCGTCAGGCCATCCGCGACTCGGGCATCCGCTCGGGTCTCGCCGTGGTGTTCGCGGCCCACACCACCGCCGCGGTGACCATCAACGAAAACGCCGACCCCGACGTGGTGCGCGACCTGACCATGGAACTGAATAAAATCGTCCCCTTCCAGGATGACTATCGGCATGGTGAGGGGAACAGCGCCGCGCACATCAAGAGCTCGCTGGTCGGCGCCAGCGAAACGCTGATCGTGGAGAACGGCGAGCCGCTGCTCGGCACCTGGCAGGGGGTCTATTTCTGCGAGTTCGACGGTCCGCGCCGGCGCAAGCTGCTCGTGCAGGTCATCGGCGCATGA
- a CDS encoding esterase/lipase family protein, whose translation MATVLCLFVGLLGLVAAIVATVVVLTFAFAWYESANSSPELVEMRFTPAAMGLAAQLLIQEFTVLMATVLLHPLGWFGGREKPLPAADGTPVILLHGLFQNRICWLLTRQRLRRAGFQAVYSLNLPPWKDLESLTERLAKKVDELRHAGGARRVHLVGHSMGGMIARNYVQIRGGAAKVERCVLLGSPNSGSRLAPFALSPLGKLLVPGADFLKRLAAAERPPGVRFTAIFTRHENMVLPYANARLEGAAEIELSGMGHTSLLYHPRAFQAILEGLQGESE comes from the coding sequence ATGGCAACTGTCCTGTGCCTTTTCGTCGGCCTGCTGGGCCTGGTTGCCGCCATCGTCGCAACGGTGGTGGTCCTGACCTTCGCCTTTGCCTGGTATGAGAGCGCCAACAGCTCACCGGAACTGGTCGAAATGCGCTTCACTCCGGCCGCGATGGGGCTGGCGGCGCAGCTGCTCATCCAGGAATTCACCGTGCTGATGGCAACGGTGCTGCTGCACCCGCTCGGCTGGTTCGGGGGGCGCGAAAAGCCGCTGCCGGCAGCCGACGGCACCCCGGTCATCCTGCTGCACGGGCTGTTCCAGAACCGCATCTGCTGGCTGCTGACCCGTCAGCGGCTGCGCCGGGCGGGTTTCCAGGCCGTCTACAGCCTGAACCTGCCCCCCTGGAAAGACCTGGAAAGCCTCACCGAGCGTCTGGCCAAAAAGGTGGATGAGCTGCGTCACGCCGGGGGCGCCCGCCGGGTTCACCTGGTCGGGCATTCGATGGGCGGAATGATCGCCCGCAACTACGTGCAGATCCGCGGCGGCGCTGCCAAGGTCGAACGCTGCGTGCTGCTGGGCTCGCCCAACAGCGGTTCGCGCCTGGCCCCCTTCGCCCTCTCGCCCCTGGGTAAGCTGCTGGTTCCCGGCGCCGACTTTCTGAAACGGCTCGCGGCGGCCGAACGCCCCCCCGGGGTGCGCTTCACCGCCATTTTCACCCGCCACGAGAACATGGTCCTGCCCTATGCCAACGCGCGCCTCGAGGGGGCAGCGGAAATCGAACTGAGCGGCATGGGGCACACCTCGCTGCTCTACCACCCCCGGGCGTTTCAGGCGATCCTGGAGGGGCTCCAGGGAGAATCCGAATGA
- the xerC gene encoding tyrosine recombinase XerC, with protein sequence MEELIRRFEKHLSVERNLSPHTLRAYRQDLEEFRAFLEQGQAGGGKGREAAGRIDAIVLRRYLALLHKRNRKSTIGRKLSALRTFFNYLVREGVVEVNPAETIATPRAEKYLPKTLSVDEAHDLMEKTQGGDLLALRDRAILETLYSCGLRVGELTALNVAGVDLVEGLVRVVGKGSKERIVPIGAKARQALEYYLEARGTPAGDEPLFLNHRGARLTARSVERNLKRLLLQAHILKDATPHALRHSFATHLLDGGADLRAIQELLGHASLSTTQKYTQVSIDQLLNVYDRAHPRSRKKS encoded by the coding sequence GTGGAAGAGTTGATCCGCCGCTTCGAAAAACACCTGTCCGTCGAGCGCAACCTCTCGCCCCACACCCTGCGGGCCTACCGCCAGGATCTTGAGGAATTCCGCGCCTTTCTCGAGCAGGGGCAGGCAGGCGGTGGCAAAGGGCGCGAGGCAGCCGGGCGGATCGACGCGATCGTTCTGCGCCGCTATCTGGCACTGCTGCACAAGCGCAACCGGAAATCGACCATCGGCCGCAAGCTTTCGGCATTGCGCACGTTTTTCAATTACCTGGTGCGCGAAGGGGTGGTCGAGGTCAACCCGGCCGAGACCATCGCCACTCCCCGGGCCGAGAAGTATCTGCCGAAGACCCTGAGCGTCGACGAGGCCCACGACCTGATGGAAAAGACTCAAGGGGGGGATCTGCTCGCCCTGCGCGACCGGGCCATCCTGGAAACCCTCTACTCCTGCGGCCTGCGGGTCGGCGAGCTGACCGCGTTGAATGTAGCCGGGGTCGACCTGGTGGAGGGGTTGGTGCGGGTGGTGGGCAAGGGGAGCAAGGAGCGCATTGTCCCCATCGGCGCCAAGGCCCGCCAGGCTCTCGAATATTACCTCGAGGCTCGCGGCACTCCCGCGGGGGACGAGCCCCTGTTTCTCAACCATCGCGGTGCCCGGCTCACGGCCCGCAGCGTCGAGCGCAACCTCAAGCGCCTGCTGCTGCAGGCCCACATCCTCAAGGACGCCACCCCCCATGCCCTGCGCCACTCCTTCGCCACTCACCTGCTGGATGGGGGCGCCGACCTGCGCGCCATCCAGGAGCTGCTCGGCCACGCCTCGCTTTCCACCACCCAGAAGTATACCCAGGTCAGCATCGACCAGTTGCTGAACGTTTACGACCGGGCACACCCGCGCAGCCGCAAAAAATCTTGA
- a CDS encoding peroxiredoxin: MSVLVSKKAPEFTAAAVLADGSIKDDFKLSDFKGKYVVLFFYPLDFTFVCPTELIAFSRRIKEFEERGVQVIGCSVDSQFTHVAWRNTPVDQGGIGAVHYPLVADVKHEICRAYDVEFDTAGVAFRGSFLIDREGVVRHQVVNDLPLGRNVDEMLRMVDALQFTEKHGEVCPAGWTQGEKGMKPNREGVASYLASEAEKL; encoded by the coding sequence ATGAGCGTACTGGTAAGCAAAAAGGCCCCCGAGTTCACCGCTGCCGCTGTCCTGGCCGACGGGTCGATCAAGGACGATTTCAAGCTTTCCGATTTCAAAGGCAAGTACGTTGTGCTGTTTTTCTATCCCCTTGACTTCACCTTCGTCTGCCCCACCGAGCTGATCGCCTTCAGCCGCCGCATCAAGGAATTCGAAGAGCGGGGAGTCCAGGTCATCGGTTGTTCGGTCGATTCCCAGTTCACCCACGTCGCCTGGCGCAACACCCCGGTGGATCAGGGCGGCATCGGTGCGGTTCATTATCCGCTGGTGGCTGACGTCAAGCATGAGATCTGCCGGGCCTATGACGTCGAGTTCGATACGGCGGGGGTCGCCTTCCGCGGCTCGTTCCTCATCGACCGGGAAGGGGTGGTCCGCCACCAGGTGGTCAACGACCTGCCCCTGGGGCGCAACGTCGACGAAATGCTGCGCATGGTCGATGCCCTGCAGTTCACCGAAAAGCACGGGGAGGTCTGCCCCGCCGGGTGGACCCAGGGGGAAAAGGGGATGAAGCCCAACCGCGAGGGGGTTGCCTCCTATCTTGCCAGCGAAGCGGAAAAGCTCTGA
- a CDS encoding glycosyltransferase has translation MRILIVAPQQTEASGNLVTARRYLQGMLLRGHAAQLLTVAPGEAERLSETVAAFRPDLLHLLHASRVGLPWLKIRDRLHLPGVTSLTGTDVNHDLDDPALGPLVRGVLENSAALLTQNPTTAEALPARFPELAGKIRYLPPGIILGTDPWPLRRQAGIAPQTVVFLHPAGIRPVKGNLELLQLFAPLAARWKFMLGFCGPVLDARYGQSFLAEVERCPWTRYLGILPPSAVPAALAEADVVVNNSLSEGLPNALLEAASLGRPMLARDIPGNAAVVEEGVNGLLYANAEEFADKAAALLESAELRRRLSVPLRERYHPEREAQRLEEIYRGVLAEEGK, from the coding sequence GTGCGCATCCTCATCGTCGCCCCCCAGCAGACAGAAGCCAGCGGCAACCTGGTCACCGCCCGCCGCTACCTCCAGGGGATGCTCCTGCGAGGGCACGCAGCGCAGCTGCTGACCGTCGCCCCGGGCGAGGCGGAGCGACTCTCAGAGACCGTTGCCGCATTCCGCCCCGACCTGCTCCACCTGCTGCATGCCAGCCGCGTCGGTCTGCCCTGGCTGAAAATCAGGGATCGGTTGCACCTCCCCGGGGTGACCAGCTTGACCGGAACCGACGTCAACCATGACCTCGACGATCCCGCCCTGGGGCCGCTGGTGCGGGGGGTGCTGGAAAACAGCGCGGCGCTGCTCACCCAGAACCCGACAACCGCAGAGGCCCTCCCCGCAAGGTTTCCCGAGCTGGCCGGCAAAATCCGCTACCTCCCCCCGGGGATCATTCTCGGCACCGATCCCTGGCCGCTGCGCCGACAGGCGGGGATCGCCCCGCAGACGGTAGTGTTCCTGCATCCCGCCGGGATCCGGCCGGTGAAGGGGAACCTCGAGCTGCTCCAGCTGTTCGCACCGCTGGCCGCAAGGTGGAAGTTCATGCTCGGCTTCTGCGGGCCGGTGCTCGATGCCCGGTACGGGCAGTCCTTCCTGGCCGAGGTGGAACGCTGCCCCTGGACCCGTTACCTGGGGATACTTCCTCCCTCGGCCGTTCCCGCGGCCCTGGCCGAAGCGGATGTGGTGGTCAACAATTCCTTAAGCGAGGGGCTGCCCAATGCGCTGCTGGAGGCAGCCAGCCTCGGCCGGCCGATGCTGGCAAGGGACATCCCCGGCAACGCCGCCGTGGTCGAAGAGGGGGTCAACGGCCTGCTCTACGCCAATGCCGAAGAGTTTGCCGACAAGGCTGCGGCCCTGCTGGAGAGCGCCGAGCTGCGCCGGCGCCTGTCGGTTCCGCTGCGGGAACGATACCATCCCGAACGGGAGGCGCAGAGACTCGAGGAGATTTACCGGGGGGTCCTCGCGGAGGAAGGAAAATGA
- a CDS encoding zinc ABC transporter substrate-binding protein, giving the protein MPTRIFPATLLLALLAMVAWPAAAASPPKVVVTIKPIHSLAAAVMAGVASPQLLIEGGGSPHSYSLRPSDARALNEADLVVWVGEGLESFMQRTLAALGEKVRVLTLARAPGVKLLPSRAGGAWEASPEHPDEHDHDHHASGDFDYHLWLDPNNALAIAELLATELGRLDPAHREAYASNAQKLAERLRVLDAELEQRLEPLRKAPYVVFHDGYQPLEKRYDLNAVGAITVSPDRKPGARRLREIRATIGQLGARCVFSEPQFEPRLAATVIEGTGARAGVLDPLGADLPAGPEAYFVLMRNLAEALETCLKAP; this is encoded by the coding sequence ATGCCCACCCGAATTTTTCCGGCCACCCTGCTGCTGGCCCTGCTCGCCATGGTTGCCTGGCCGGCCGCTGCGGCCTCGCCACCCAAGGTGGTCGTGACCATCAAGCCGATCCACTCCCTGGCCGCCGCGGTCATGGCCGGGGTCGCCTCGCCGCAGCTGCTGATCGAGGGGGGAGGCTCCCCCCACAGCTATTCCCTGCGCCCTTCGGACGCCCGCGCCCTGAACGAGGCCGACCTGGTGGTCTGGGTCGGCGAGGGGCTGGAATCGTTCATGCAGCGGACCCTCGCCGCTCTGGGGGAAAAGGTCCGCGTCCTCACCCTGGCCCGGGCGCCCGGGGTGAAGCTCCTGCCAAGCCGGGCGGGGGGAGCCTGGGAGGCCTCCCCGGAGCACCCGGACGAGCATGACCACGACCATCACGCCTCCGGCGACTTCGACTACCACCTCTGGCTCGACCCGAACAATGCCCTAGCCATCGCCGAACTGCTCGCCACCGAACTGGGCCGGCTCGATCCCGCCCACCGCGAGGCCTATGCCAGCAACGCACAAAAGCTCGCGGAGCGGCTAAGGGTCCTCGACGCCGAACTGGAACAAAGGCTCGAACCGCTGCGCAAAGCCCCCTATGTGGTTTTCCACGACGGCTACCAGCCACTCGAAAAGCGCTACGATCTCAACGCCGTGGGAGCCATCACGGTCAGCCCGGACCGCAAGCCGGGAGCCCGGCGCCTCAGGGAAATCCGCGCCACCATCGGCCAACTGGGCGCCCGATGCGTCTTCAGCGAACCGCAGTTCGAACCGCGCCTGGCCGCCACCGTCATCGAAGGGACAGGCGCCCGGGCAGGAGTGCTCGACCCCCTGGGGGCCGACCTGCCTGCCGGGCCGGAGGCCTACTTCGTGCTGATGCGAAACCTGGCGGAGGCCCTGGAAACCTGCCTCAAGGCCCCCTGA
- a CDS encoding Fur family transcriptional regulator, which yields MDPTPSPFARSGHDHRHCVSSALNAAERLCKQRRVRLTPLRRRVLELVWADHKPVGAYELLEALQAGGRAAPPTVYRALDFLQEQGLVHRLASLNAYVGCAHPGTPHAGQFLICQSCRELAELTDPGVAAAIEQSSRSIGFMPRHQTVEVLGVCPRCKKQETSFGQ from the coding sequence ATGGACCCAACCCCCTCGCCCTTCGCCCGCAGCGGTCACGATCATCGGCACTGCGTCAGCAGCGCGCTGAATGCGGCAGAGCGCCTCTGCAAGCAGCGCCGGGTGCGGCTGACGCCCCTGCGCCGGCGGGTGCTGGAACTGGTCTGGGCCGACCACAAACCCGTGGGCGCCTACGAGCTCCTCGAGGCGCTGCAGGCCGGGGGGCGCGCCGCACCGCCCACAGTATACCGGGCGCTCGATTTTCTGCAGGAGCAGGGCCTGGTCCATCGGCTCGCCTCGCTCAACGCCTATGTCGGGTGCGCCCATCCCGGGACGCCCCATGCGGGGCAGTTTCTTATCTGCCAGTCGTGCCGCGAACTTGCCGAACTCACCGATCCCGGGGTGGCCGCCGCCATCGAACAGAGCTCGCGGTCCATCGGTTTCATGCCCCGGCACCAGACGGTGGAAGTTCTCGGGGTCTGTCCCCGCTGCAAAAAGCAGGAGACCAGTTTTGGCCAATAA
- the znuC gene encoding zinc ABC transporter ATP-binding protein ZnuC — translation MANNRSGHPGETLIALDNVSMSFQKRQILREVSLTVQPGEITTLIGPNGAGKTSLLQVALGLLTPDSGSVYRRPGLRIGYMPQRIQVDRTFPLTVRRFLGLAGKQAHQRVIDTLGEVGAGHTLETPIQGLSGGETQRVLLARALLRDPELLVLDEPVQGVDVHGQVELYQLITRLRSRRGCAVLMVSHDLHMVMASTDRVICLNRHICCTGTPEAVTRSAAYVELFGPLAVKNLAIYSHDKDHRHEI, via the coding sequence TTGGCCAATAACCGTTCGGGCCATCCAGGGGAAACCCTGATCGCCCTCGACAACGTATCGATGAGTTTCCAGAAGCGCCAAATCCTGCGCGAGGTCAGCCTCACCGTCCAGCCGGGGGAAATCACCACCCTGATCGGGCCCAACGGGGCCGGCAAGACCAGCCTGCTGCAGGTCGCCCTGGGACTGCTCACCCCCGACAGCGGATCGGTTTATCGCCGGCCCGGTCTGCGCATCGGTTACATGCCCCAGCGCATCCAGGTCGACCGGACCTTTCCGCTGACCGTGCGGCGCTTCTTGGGGCTCGCCGGGAAGCAGGCACACCAGCGGGTGATCGACACCCTGGGGGAAGTCGGCGCAGGCCATACCCTGGAAACCCCGATCCAGGGACTCTCCGGAGGGGAAACCCAGCGGGTGCTGTTGGCCCGGGCGCTGCTGCGCGATCCCGAACTGCTGGTGCTCGACGAACCGGTCCAGGGGGTCGACGTGCACGGCCAGGTGGAGCTCTACCAGCTCATCACCCGCCTGCGCAGCAGGCGTGGCTGCGCGGTGCTGATGGTCTCCCACGACCTGCACATGGTCATGGCCTCCACCGACCGGGTGATCTGCCTCAACCGCCATATCTGCTGCACCGGCACCCCCGAAGCGGTCACCCGCAGCGCCGCCTACGTCGAGCTGTTCGGGCCGCTGGCGGTAAAAAACCTGGCCATCTACTCCCACGACAAGGATCACCGGCATGAAATTTGA
- the znuB gene encoding zinc ABC transporter permease subunit ZnuB, whose product MLDDFLWRALCGGVGVAIVAGPFGSFVVWRRLAYFGDTLAHSALLGVALGFLLHINLTLGIVVVCQALALLLFFFQRQKRLASDTLLGILSHGALSLGLVAIAFMETLRVDLISYLFGDILAITRADIYWILSGGALCLTVLILLWRPLLSITVHEDLARVEGIPVDLVEALFVSLLALIVAVMMKIVGLVLVTSLFIIPAATARRFARTPEAMAALASALGSVAVAGGLYGSLLYDTPAGPSIVVAATLLFAGSLLLPAPRG is encoded by the coding sequence ATGCTCGATGATTTTCTCTGGCGTGCCCTGTGTGGCGGGGTCGGCGTGGCCATCGTTGCGGGGCCCTTCGGCTCCTTCGTGGTTTGGCGCCGCCTGGCCTACTTCGGCGACACCCTGGCCCATTCGGCCCTGCTTGGCGTCGCGCTCGGCTTTTTACTGCACATCAACCTGACGCTGGGGATTGTCGTCGTCTGCCAGGCGCTGGCCCTGCTGCTGTTTTTTTTCCAGCGGCAGAAACGCCTGGCCAGCGATACCCTGCTCGGCATCCTGTCCCATGGGGCGCTATCCCTGGGGCTGGTGGCCATCGCCTTCATGGAAACCTTGCGGGTAGACCTGATTTCCTACCTTTTCGGGGACATCCTGGCTATCACCCGGGCCGATATCTATTGGATTCTCAGCGGTGGGGCGCTGTGCCTCACGGTGCTTATCCTGCTCTGGCGGCCCCTGCTCTCCATCACCGTCCATGAGGACCTGGCGCGGGTCGAGGGGATCCCGGTGGATCTGGTGGAGGCACTGTTCGTTTCGCTCCTTGCCCTGATCGTCGCGGTCATGATGAAGATCGTCGGCCTGGTCCTGGTCACTTCCCTGTTCATCATCCCGGCCGCCACGGCCCGCCGTTTCGCCAGGACGCCGGAAGCCATGGCTGCCCTGGCCAGTGCCCTGGGAAGCGTCGCCGTCGCGGGGGGGCTCTACGGCTCGCTGTTGTACGACACCCCCGCGGGACCCTCCATCGTGGTTGCCGCGACGCTGCTCTTTGCGGGCTCGCTGCTGCTGCCCGCACCCAGAGGTTGA
- the panP gene encoding pyridoxal-dependent aspartate 1-decarboxylase PanP, with protein sequence MPRSKELAQANLENLYRIFTIPEAPDSTLGRIDQAISDNLAGFLQEHIVALERDMSEIEGDFSDSRVPEEPTFVSDYTAFLKETLVAQSVHTASPSFIGHMTSAIPYFMLPLSRIMIALNQNLVKVETSKAFTPMERQVLAMLHRLVYDREDRFYERFIHDSNHALGAFCSGGTVANITALWTARNRLCAPSGEFRGIAREGLAGALRHLDCSGLAILVSRRGHYSLGKAADLLGIGRDNLIRVETDEHNRIDLRRLREYSRRLADEGILPLALVGIAGTTETGNVDPLEALADFAGELGCHFHVDAAWGGPTLFSRTHRGLLRGIERADSVTLDAHKQLYVPMGAGMVVFKDPAALSAIEHHAAYIIRRGSRDLGSHTLEGSRPGMAMLVHAGLAIIGRKGYELLMDQGIERARRFAAMIEAHPDFELVTAPELNILTYRYNPAWLQAALAEAPQERVSRINALLDQITETVQKVQRAAGRSFVSRTRLAPARYGGDSITVFRAVLANPLTTDAILASVLDEQLFLAGQGETIQLVRKLAALAPPQ encoded by the coding sequence ATGCCCAGAAGCAAAGAACTCGCCCAGGCCAACCTGGAGAACCTGTACCGGATCTTCACCATTCCGGAGGCTCCCGACTCCACCCTGGGGAGGATCGACCAGGCCATCAGCGACAATCTGGCAGGTTTTCTCCAGGAGCACATCGTCGCCCTGGAGCGGGACATGAGCGAGATCGAGGGGGATTTCAGCGATTCCCGGGTGCCCGAGGAGCCGACCTTCGTCTCGGACTACACGGCGTTTCTCAAAGAGACCCTGGTCGCCCAGTCGGTGCACACCGCCTCGCCGAGCTTCATCGGCCACATGACCTCGGCCATCCCCTACTTCATGTTGCCGCTCTCAAGGATCATGATCGCCCTGAACCAGAACCTGGTCAAAGTGGAGACCTCCAAGGCCTTCACCCCCATGGAACGGCAGGTGCTGGCCATGCTCCACCGCCTGGTCTACGACCGCGAGGACCGCTTCTACGAACGCTTCATCCACGACAGCAATCATGCCCTGGGGGCCTTCTGCTCGGGAGGGACGGTGGCCAACATCACCGCCCTGTGGACGGCGCGCAACCGCCTGTGCGCTCCATCCGGCGAGTTTCGCGGCATCGCCCGCGAAGGGCTGGCCGGGGCGCTGCGCCACCTGGACTGCAGCGGCCTGGCGATCCTGGTGTCGCGCCGGGGCCACTACTCGCTGGGCAAGGCGGCCGACCTGCTGGGGATCGGCCGCGACAACCTGATCAGGGTGGAAACCGACGAGCACAACCGCATCGACCTGCGCCGATTGAGGGAGTACAGTCGCCGACTGGCCGACGAGGGGATTCTCCCGCTGGCCCTGGTCGGCATCGCCGGCACCACCGAAACCGGCAACGTCGACCCCCTCGAGGCCCTGGCCGATTTCGCCGGGGAGCTGGGCTGCCACTTCCACGTCGATGCCGCCTGGGGTGGGCCGACCCTCTTCTCCCGGACCCACCGCGGCCTGCTGCGCGGCATCGAACGGGCCGACTCGGTCACCCTGGATGCTCACAAGCAACTCTACGTCCCCATGGGTGCCGGCATGGTGGTGTTCAAAGACCCGGCAGCCCTATCGGCCATCGAGCACCACGCGGCCTACATCATCCGGCGCGGCTCCCGGGATTTGGGCAGCCACACCCTGGAGGGCTCGCGCCCGGGCATGGCCATGCTGGTGCATGCCGGCCTGGCGATCATCGGCCGCAAGGGCTACGAGTTGCTCATGGACCAGGGGATCGAGCGGGCCCGCCGCTTCGCCGCCATGATCGAGGCCCATCCCGACTTCGAGCTGGTCACCGCTCCGGAGCTCAACATCCTCACCTACCGCTACAACCCGGCCTGGCTGCAGGCGGCCCTGGCCGAAGCCCCGCAGGAAAGAGTCTCCCGGATCAACGCCCTGCTGGATCAGATCACCGAAACCGTGCAGAAAGTCCAGCGCGCGGCGGGCCGATCCTTCGTCTCCCGTACCCGCCTGGCTCCCGCCCGCTACGGTGGCGATTCGATCACCGTCTTTCGGGCCGTACTGGCCAACCCCCTGACCACCGACGCCATCCTCGCCTCGGTTCTCGACGAGCAGCTCTTTCTGGCCGGCCAGGGCGAAACGATCCAGCTGGTACGTAAGCTGGCGGCTCTTGCCCCACCGCAATAA